Part of the Caulifigura coniformis genome, CTTGCAGATGGCGCACCAGTCGGCGGTGAAGTCGATCAGGACGGGCTTGCCCGATTTCCGAAGCTCAATCAGCTTTTCCTGGTTGAACGCGATCCAGGGGAGCTCGCTGTCCGGTGGCGGGGCCGTGGCGGCGGTGTGCATGCGATAGGCGATCGTGCAGATCAGGAACGTCGCGACGAACGACGTCATGCGGACGATTGACTTGCGACGCAGCGACGACTCGCGGTCGTACAAGCCGCCGATCATCCACAGGCCCAGTCCGAGCCCGACGCAGGCGGTCAGGACGGGGAGGAGGTTGCGCTGGTCGATCGCCATCAGGAACCAGATGGCCGCGCCGAACATGGCGAACGCAGAGGCCTGCTTGAACTGCACCATCCACATGCCGGGGCGGGGCAGATACTTCAGCAACCACGGGCAGACACCGATGACCAGGTAAGGCAGGGCCATGCCCAGGCCCATCGTGCACCAGACGAGGTAGATCACGGGCGTCGTCTGCTTGACCGACCACGCGAGGGCGTAGGTCATATAGCCCGTGCTGCACGGGGTCGCGAGCAGCGTCGCGAAGATGCCCGTCATGAACGCGCCGAAATAGCCTTCGCGGTGTTCCCCGCCGCCGGCGGCCTGACTGAGCATTCCCGGCAGGAGAATCTCGAAGACGCCGAGCAGATTCAGCCCGCAGACGAACACAATCAGGACCGTCGCGACGCGGAACCATTCCTTCTGGAACTGCTGTCCCCAGCCGAGGCTGAAAAAGGCGGCGAGAGTCGCCAGCAGGGCGAAAACCGAGATGACGCCGAAGGTGTAGACAATGTTCATCAGCAGGATGCGTCCGCGGCTTTCTCCGGCCTGCTGGACGATGCTGAGAATCTTGATTGCGAGGACCGGCAGGACGCAGGGCATGATGTTGAGCGTCAGGCCGCCGATGAAGGCGAACACGAGGGCGCCCCAGAGCGTCGTGGTGTCAGACTCTTCGGCGATGTCGAACTGGGTTCCCTGGAGGTCGAAGGCGGGGGCCACGGGGGCTTCGGACGCGACCTCGGCCGGCCCCTTCGGGAGGCTGGCGATGCCGAGCCGCTGAGCGCCTTCGGTGTTCTTCGCGGTCTGTGCGGTTCCAAAGGCGAAGACCTGTTTTTTCGGGGCGAGGCACTGCTTCGTCCCTTCGCAGACCTGGATGCGGAACGACCCGCTCAGGCCGACGGGCTTGTCGCCGACGCGTTTGAAGTCGCGCGTCCACTCGACCTTGTTGTAGAAATTGAAGGAGTCTTTGCCGTCGACCTGTTTGACGACCGGCTCAGGGGATTCCTTGAAGTCTCCGGCCGGCTCGAGGCCTTCGACCTGGTCGAGTTCGAGGACGGTTGGAAAGCCTTCGCCTTCGCGAATTGAGTAGGTGTGCCAGCTGTCGCGGAGGGCGAGGCTGATCGTGAGGGTGACCGGCTCGCCGGGTTTGGCGTCGGGCGGACAAAGCTTGAAGGTGGCCGTGACGGGGTTCGGCCCGTCAAAGCGCGGAAACTTCGGGGCGATCTGATATTCGCAGGAGAGGGGGCCGGGCTTGTAGCCGGCGGCGGCCACGGCTTCGACCGGAGGGGGGAGTTCCTCCGGCATTTTGACGACGGCGACGGGTTCGGGATCGGCGGCCGCGGTTTCGGGCGTCCGCTTGAAGGAGGCGGTCAACGGCTCCTTTTTCGGGGAGCAGTTGTCTTCGTCGCAGAACAGGAAGTTGACCGTGCCGGCGACTTCGAAGTCGCCGGAGGCGCGGGCGTCGATCTTCAGCCGCTGACTGAAGGTGACTTCGCCGGTGTATTTGCCGACTTTCTTGTTGAAGTTCTTGTCGAACGAGACCTTGGGCTCGTGATCGGGAGTGATGTCGCCGGTGGGCGTGAGCCGGGCGTGCGACTTGAGGACAAACTTCGTCTTGTATGGGGAGGTTTCATCGACACCGTAGGTGTTCGATTTCCCAACGGTCGTGATTTTGACGGCCAGGATCGCTTCGCCGGCCTTGGCGGGATCCTCGGAGAGCGTGGCGCTTACGGAGAAGCCGGCTTTCTCGTCGCCAAGCCCCGGCAGGCCGAGACCGAGTCCGCCGTCGAGATCCAGCGGGCTGCCGTTTTGTGCTACCGCAAACGGGGCACAGGCGACGAGCGCGAGCAGGGCCGCGAACGTTCTCAAACCAGACATCTTCCGCCTCATTCGGTCCATCGCCAAAACCTCTTGCCGGGGCACGCGTGATCCTGCGTGGGGAGGCATCAAAGTTCGTCGGTCAATCCGTTGCCAGCCGCTTGCGTTGTGGCGAGCGGCCTCCGATTCAAGACACGACCTGGCGTTTGTCACCTGGCCGCGTCCGCCGGTCCTGTTGCCAGGGCCGACGTGGTCGTGTCGCGCCGCCAGATTCCCGGTGAGAGATTCGTGGAAAATGGCGAGATAACACAGTTTACGCATCAATTCCGACTGACGCGAGACCGCTTGTGGCGGATCGCGACAGGTCGGTCCGGCGATTTCTGCCGGGGCACGGTTTCATCCCCCACCTGCTCCGGTAGAATACCTGAGTGAAATCGTCAGGGAACCTGTGCCGCCTTTGACATCTCTTGCGAAAGCAGGCGAGTCGAGCACCCCAGGCGGACGAGGGCCGGGAGCCAGGCGACTTAGGTCGACTCCCGGGCTCCCCACGATGAACTTCAAGTTGTTTGACGGCAGGCGATCCGCCCCCGGGGGGGGGGGAGGGTGGGTCGAGGACGTCGCCGCAGGGCGACACGTGCTGGATGCCAACACTCTCCATTCCGCTTTCCACGCCGGAAGAGGCACGGGCCCTCTTTGGTGCTCAGGATTCCTTTCTTCGCCGGATCCGCGAGTCGTTGGGGATCAGCATCGTCCTGCGCGGGGACGACCTCGTGATGGACGGCGACGAGCCAGCTCTGGAGCGAGGGAAAGAGATTCTCGACGACCTGCGGACAGTGATCCGCAAACACGGTTTCCTCCGGGAGGAAGACGTCTCCCGCGTGCTGAACCGGGTGACGGGCGAAGTTTCGTCCCAGTCGGCGATTGACCTTTTGCAGCGGGCCAAGCGGGTCCAGCCGCGAACCAAAGGGCAGGAAGAGTACGTCGAGTCGATCCGCAAGAACGACCTGGTGTTCTGTGTCGGTCCGGCGGGATGCGGCAAGACCTACCTCGCCGTGGCGATGGCGGTGAACGCTCTGCGCAAAGAACTCGTCCGCAAGATCGTCCTGGTGCGGCCGGCGGTCGAAGCGGGCGAGCGTCTGGGCTTCCTGCCGGGCGATATGCTGGCGAAGGTGAATCCGTTCCTCAGGCCGCTGCTGGACGCCATGCAGGAGATGCTCGATTTCGAGCAGGTGAAGCGGTACGTGGAGGCGGACATCGTGGAGATCCTGCCATTGGCCTTCATGCGGGGCCGGACGCTGAACAATACGTTCATCATTCTCGACGAAGCTCAGAACACGACTCCGACGCAGATGATGATGTTCCTGACGCGGATGGGGGAAGGATCGAAGATCGTGGTGACGGGCGATCCGACCCAGACCGACCTGCCTCCTCATACCCCCTCAGGGCTGGGAGACGCGATCCACCGGCTGACCGGAATCGAGAACGTGACGACGGTCGAACTGACTGGCCGCGATATCGTGCGTCACAAGCTCGTGCGTGAGATCGTGAAGGCGTACGAAGACGACGGCAAGAAATCGAAGAAGCGCTGACGGAGCGGATCCGTTCCCGGTGCTCCGCAGGACCGAATGAAACCAGACCTCGATCAAGCTGACGAACCTCCAGGAATGTGCGACCGGTCGGGTCGCGCATCCGGTTGTCTCATTTGAATGGCTTCCACCTCCACAAGACGATCCCGTCTGTCGCGAACCGGCATGACGATGCGCCCCCGGGAGACGTCCTGGAGCCGCTTCGTAGGCTGGATTCAGGATCGCAGCGTGGTGATCCGGCTGGGACTGGCGTTCCTGGCGCTGCTGCTGTTGCTGCTGGTTCTGAAGGCGTGGCAGTCGCCGTTTACACATCGCCTGGGCAATTACTCGTCCGATGGCATCGCCGCCAAGATCGGATTCAACCGGATCGATGAAGAGGCGACGAACGTCGCACGCCGTGCGGCCGAGCAGGCCGTTCCGCTGATTTTCAACAACTCGACCGAAGATCTTCTGCGGCTTCCCGATCGCCTCCGGGCTGCACTCGGTGAAATCTCCCAGACCGATACGCTGGAGAACCTGCCGGCAGCGACCCGTGCGGATTTCGGGCTGGGGCCCGTGGACACCCGCGAACCGATGAAGCGGGCGGCGCAGGAGATCTACAAGACGGACGTACCGCAGCGGCGATTCACCGCGCTGAAGGAAGCCGTCGCCGGGATGGGGACAGGCGACAAGAGCCGGATCGACGACATGGTCGCCGACTTTTCGAAGTTCATCTCGCCGCTGACGGACAATGGCCTGTTGAATCACCGGTCGTACAAGAACCTCCAGGGGAACCTGGAGGAACTGGAACCGGATCGGAAGCTGATGTCGGTCGACGTCCAGACGGGCGTGGCGACGGAAGTGCTGGTTCCGAAGGTCTGCCTGGCTGACCAGTTGAACGAGGCGGGCGACCTGGGTGGGAAGTGGCTGTCGTATCCCAGCCTGACCAAGTCAATCCAGGGGGCCCTGAGTCACTGGCTGATGTGCCAGGCGAAGCCGACGCTGGAGTTCGACCAGGCGGCGACGAAGCTCGCCCAGGCGAAGGCGCGCGACCAGGTGGCGAACGTTTACCAGCGGTTCCTGGCGGGCGACCTGATCGTGCGGCCAGGCGAATTCATCGACGAGAAGCGACTCCAGATCCTGAACGACGAATACCAAGCGTTCGAGAAGACGGTCGGGATCGGGGCGAGGCTGCTGAGGCTGTCGGTCGTCTTTCTGATGATGGGCATTCTCGCGTCGCTCAACGCGTATTACATCATTCACAACGAGCCGCGGATCGTCCGGAGCCTGTGGCGGCTGACGGTGTTCCTGACGGCCATCGTGGCGACGGCTGCGCTCGCCCGGCCGATGTCGTATGACCCGTGGCGGGCGGAGATCATTCCGCTGCTGGTGACGGTGATGGTGCTGGCAGTCGCCTATAACCAGGTGATCGCGACACTGGCGGCCTTCTCGATCTCGCTGGCGCTGACTTTTTCGACGACGGGGCAGTTCGGACATTTCATCCTGCTGATCAGCACCTGCGCGGCGGCTGTGATTCCGGTTTCGCGCGTCGGCTCGCGGTCGACGCTGATCAAGGTGAGCCTCGTGGCGGCCGTGACGCACTTCATCGTGAGCACGGGGGTCGGGATCGTTCAGTCGCAGTCGCTCAGCGACGTCCTGCAGGACCAGGCGCTCCTGCGTCAGAGCATCACGGGCGCGGTCTGGTGCGTGTTCGCCGGGTACTTCGTCGCGGGAAGTCTGCCGTTCATCGAGCAACTGTTCGGAGTGGTCACCGACATCAGCCTGCTGGAGCTGAGCGATCCGTCGCATCCGCTGCTGCAGGAGCTCGTTCGCCGGGCCCCGGGGACGTACAACCATTCGATCTCGGTGGCGAGCATTGCGGAGACGGCTGCGGAAGCGATCGGGGCGAACGGCCTGCTGGTGCGGGTGGGGGCGTACTTCCACGACATCGGCAAGATGCTGAAACCACAGTACTTCATCGAGAACATCGCGGCGGGGAGCGAAAGCCGTCACCAGCAGCTCGCTCCGGCTATGAGCACGCTGATCATCATCGGCCACGTGAAGGACGGCGTGGACCTGGCCGAAGAGCACAACCTGCCCCAGCCGCTGATCGACTTTATCGAACAGCATCACGGCACGACGCTGGTTGAATACTTCTTCCACGAGGCGACGAAGCTGGCGGAGAACAAACCGGACCACCGGACCGACGCCGAGGAATCGTCGTTCCGATATCCGGGGCCAAAGCCTCAGACGCGGGAGGCGGGCGTGCTGATGCTGGCGGACGCGGTGGAGGGGGCGAGCCGGACGCTGACCGATCCGACGCCGAAGCGGATCGAGACGCTGGTGCACAACATCACTCTCAAGCGGCTTTTGGACGGGCAGTTCGACGAGAGCTCGTTGAAGCTGAGCGAGATCCGGACGGTTGAGGCGTCGCTGGTGAAGTCGCTGATCGCGATCTATCACGGCCGGATCCGGTATCCGGAAGCGCGGACGGCGTAGATTGGGCTGTGTCGTGGGGGGCAGTTCCCCTTCGTGGGGGCTGCCAAGGCCGACACCCTGCAATTGACCGGCCGCGGAATCTGGTGCTACGGTGGCGCAGAGCAAGGAGGCGGACCATGACGGACGATGCCCGGATGCGAATGGACGTTGAAGCGGCCCGGACGCTGGCGCTGTGGAAAGAGCGCTTTGCCGAGGAGGTGCTGGTCGCTGCTCGTGAGCATGCCCGCCGAGAGAACCGCTCCGGAAGCATCTCTCTCGCACATCTTCGCCTGGGCGCTGGATCCGCGATCGTCGAGCTGATGAGGGCGATTCAAGCAGGACGAGAGGGGCAAAACGATGCCGGAAAGCGAGCCGCCTGAGGCGACTCACCGGGCCACTTGACCTCGCTTACCCGGATCAGCCGCCGCGGACGCGGCTTTGGATTCGAATCATCTCCCTGGCCCGTCGTCGTGACGCCGTCCCTGGCCGGATGCTGATCGGCCTGCCGGAAGGGCCGCGCGATCTTCGGCGTCTGAAGCCTCCACAGAACGATCGGCCCGATAGGCGCGACGACCTGCTGGGGGGCGAGCAGGCGTGGGTCTGCCGGGCTCGGGGAACTGCGATTCCCATTTCTCTCGAAGGCGGGGCGGGTGGCGATTTTTCCGGCAAACCCGGTGTGGATCGGCTGGCCGGATTTGCCGCCAGAACCCTCATTCTCCGTAGCTGGCACGGGACCGTCGTGACCGGCGATGAGTTTCCCCGGTTGCGGCGTCCTCGGGGCGTTTTGCCTGTTCATGGGCGGGGGGGCGGATAGGGTGGCGTCCACGAGTGGGCGGGGGTGTTGACTCCCCTGCGTAGAATTGGGCACTTCCGTCCCGGTTTGGGGTCAATCCGGGGATGTGCGGGAGTGGTCGAACTGAAGGCCGCCACCCGGAGTTTTCCGGGCAGAAACAGGGGTAAGCCGTGGCTCGAAAAGATGCCCTCAAAAGGCTTTACAACCAGCTGGTCTCGCAGCGAGCGGCGCTTCGCCAGTCGTTATCCGAGGAAATCGGGCTGACGGGCGAGTCGGCGGCAGGGTCGAGCGATCCCGTGGACGCGGCCTACGACGACTCGGAGCGGGAGTTGAACTCGCAACTGGCTGCCCTGGAAGGCCGGGAACTGGTGCGGATCGAAGCCGCGTTGACGGCGATGCGCGAGGGGCGTTACGGGGTCTGCGAAGGCTGCGGGAAGGCGATTCCCATTGCACGGTTGCAGGTGTTGCCATACACGTCATCTTGCGTGGACTGCCAGCGGACCGTCGAAGGACGCCGCCGGGCGGGCCAGGCCGATGCGGATTGGGAATCCGCCTGGGAGCATGGGGCCCGTCAACGGGACCAGGAACTCTCCGTTCGCGAACTGGACATGCAATAGGCCGTCAGCGGGGACTCCGCTGACTTCCGACGATTGCCGCCGGCAGCAGGTGGCCGGCGCCCGTCCAGTCGACGGGCGGCTGAAAGTCGGAGGTGGTAGGCCAATGTCGTTGCAGACCCGATTTCTGAGGCCGGAGTTCTTTGTCGCGGCCTGGCTGACGTGCACCGCGTCGCTCCATGCAGCTCCTGACGCGCCGACACCTCCGACTGTCCGGGCGACGCTTCAAGAAGCGGGGCGGGAGCTGGCGAAGATCGCCGAGCAGGTGAGTCCTGCCGTCGTGCATATCCAGTCGGACCGCGGACGGACGGAAGAGACTGGCTCGGGCGTTCTGATGCGGAGCCCGTCGTATGGCGGTGTCTTCGTCGTGACGAACCGACACGTCGTCACCCAGACGCCGATGAAACAGATCTCCATCCGGCTGGAGGACGGCCGGAGCATCAATCCGGAATCGGTTCTCGAAGACCGATTCACCGACCTCGCGGTGCTGAAAGTGACGATCGATCCGCCGGGGGTTGGCGAATGGGCGGATAGCGACAACCTGCAGATCGGGCATTTCGTGCTGGCTGTCGGCAGTCCGTTTGGACTGAGCCAGTCGGTGACGATGGGAATCATCAGCGCCAAATCGCGGCGGGCTCTTTCACTCGGCGCCGAAGACATCCTCAACCAGGACTTTCTGCAGACGGATGCGGCGATCAACCCGGGCAACAGCGGCGGGCCACTGATCGATCTCGATGGCCGGGTGGTCGGCATCAATACGGCGATTGCGTCGCAGGGGGGCGGGAATGAAGGGATCGGATTCAGCATTCCGTCCAACCTGGTGAAGTTCGTCGTGGAGGAACTGCTGACGAAAGGCGTCGTGCGGCGGGGCTACCTGGGCGTGCGGCTGGATGACGCGTTCGATTCGAAGGCCGCTCAGAAGTACGGTCTCGACCGGCTCCGCGGGGCTCGAGTTGTGGAGATCTACAGCGGCACGCCGGCCGAGGCGGCTGGAGTGGTCGAGAATGACATCGTGTTGAGCTTCAATGGTGAAGACGTGGAGGATGAAAACCATCTCATCAACCGCGTGAGCCTGACCCCACTCGACACTGTGGTGTCGATGGTCGTGCTGCGGAAGGGACGCCAGGTGCCGCTGCAGGTGAAGCTGAAGGAGCGTCCTCCGCGGCGGACGACGAGCCAGGTCGCGCCGCGCGTCGGGAAATCCGTGTTGCCGGCGGGGCTCGAGACGGTTGCCGTGACGGAGGGACTATCGGTGCAGGCCGGGATGTCTGGTCGTCGCGGAGCTCTGGTGCTGAGCGTTCCGGACCGGCTCCAGGGAACGCTGAATCTGTACGACATCATCACTGAAGCGGGCCGGCAGCCCGTCGCCAGCCCGGGTGACCTGCAGGCCGCCCTGGAGCGACATTCGTCGTCGCCGCTGTTGCTGAAGGTGCTGCGGAATGACGGGGGCCGAACCGTGGAGCGGCTGGTCGTGTTGCCACGCTGAGCGGTCTTGGTGGTCGCCGCTGCAGACGCCGCATTGGTGGCTGCAGCATAAGAGTTGCGGTGTGCTCCTGGCGGGCCGGGTTGCGCGCGTGGCTTGCCCCATTCCGCTCCGCCGGTATTCTCAAACCGGCTTTTCAAACACCCGGGGAACAACGATGGAAACGACCAACGGCGCGCTCAATCGCAAACTTCGCATGGCCCTTGTCGGAGGCGGGCAGGGCTCGTTCATCGGACGCGTGCATGCGACAGCTGCGATCCTCGACAACCGGGCGGAGCTGGTCGCCGGCGCGCTCTCGTCCAACCCGGAAAAAGCGAAGGCGTCCGCGCCCTCATACGACATCAAGGCCGATCGCGCGTACGGTTCGATCGAAGAACTGGTCGCCGCGGAGAAGAAGCTTCCTGACGACAAGCGGATCGACTTCGTCACGGTCGCCACTCCGAATCATACGCACTTCCCGATCGCGAAGGCGGCCGTCGAAGCCGGCTTCAACGTCATCTGCGACAAGCCGATGACGTTCGACATGAAAGAGGCGGAAGAGCTGCAGAAGCTCGTCGAGAAATCGGGCGTCGTCTTCGCCGTGTCACACAACTACACCGGATATCCGCTGGTGAGACAGGTGCGGGACATGGTGCTGAACGGAGAACTGGGCGAGATCCAGGCGATCCGGTCCAACTACATCCAGGGCTGGCTGCGGTCGAAGCTGGAAGACTCCGACCAGAAGCAGGCCAAGTGGCGCACCGATCCGAAGCAGTCCGGGGCCGCGGGGTGTTTTGGTGACATTGCGACGCACGCGTACAACCTGGGCCGGTACATGACCGGCCTCTTGCCGGACAAGGTTTCCTGCACGCTGAAGACGTTCGAGAAGGGGCGTCCGCTCGATGACTATGGCGTGGCGGTGATCCAGTTGGAGAATGGCGGCCTGATGACGGTGACGGCCAGCCAGGTGTCGCATGGTCGTGAAAACGACGCCTTCATCGAAGTGGACGGCACGAAAGGTTCGATCCAGTGGCGTCAGGAGGAGCCGAACGTGCTTGTCGTTCGAAGGAACGGTGAGCCTCACCAGCTCTACACGCGAAACGGCGGGCCGTATCTGTCGGCGATTTCGACGGCGTCCTCGCGTCTGCCGAGCGGGCATCCTGAAGCGTTCTTCGAGGCCTTTGCGAACATCTATCGCTCGTCGTATGACGCGATGGTGGCCCGTGCGACGGGGCAGAAGTTTGAGACGAAGAACACGATCTATCCGAACGTGTACGACGGCGTGGAAGGGATGTACTTCATCCAGCAGTGCGTCGCCTCCAGCAAGGAAGGGGGCGCGTGGCTGCCGCTGAAGCATTCTTCGGCGAGAAAGTAATTCGAGCCGGAGATTCGAGACACAGAAGCCCGGCTTCTTTGAAGAAGCCGGGCTTCTTTTTACTTCGTGGAGGGGAGTCGGGCGGGTTTCAGACCTTCCGCGTCCAGGTCGAGCCTGTAGAGGATCTGGTTGTATTCGTACCGGGGCGTGGGCGCGATGTTTTTGGTGAAGCTGTTGGTGTAAGTGCCTTCGAAATAGACGAATCGGCCTCCCTGCTCGTCGAGGTCGGCGTGGTGGCAGACGTTGTAGAACGACTGGCCGGCGTGAGTGACGATTTTCACTGCCCTGGCGAACGGGCCGTTGGGGGCCGGCCCTTCCGAGTACCAGACTTCCCCCAGGAACGAACTCGAACCGTCGTGCTGGCCTGAGATGAGGACCCAGCAGTTCCGATGTTTGTTGAAGCGAACGGTGCCGAAGGCCATGCGAATCCGCTGGCCGGGCTCCGTTCCGGATTCCGGCGAGAGTCGCAACTCTTCGGGCTTGATCTGGCCGGCCTTCAGGAGATTCTGCTCGGCCTCGGCCGTGATCGGCGCGGTCTTGTGATCCCAGCGCCAGTTGAGTTGTCCTTCGGGCGTGCGGTCGACCTGCGGGGCGGCCCCTGTTTCCCCGCCCTTCAGGCAGGTGAACGCCTCGTACTGCGCCGGATCGCAGACAGCTTCGAACGTGGCAGGGACGCGGACGGTGGCCGTGGCGTCGCCCCACATCAGCCAGCGCGTTCCGCCCTCTTCGACGAACACCGGGTGCGAGTCGATGAATCGCCACTTTTCCGTGAGCGGCTGGTGAGTGACCGGAATGAAGATTTCCTGTTCGTCGTCGAATTCGGCGATGCCCTGTTCGATCTGCTCCAGGAGACCCTTGCGACGGGAATAGCGGCAGACCATCCGTTCGACGCCTTTCGAATTCGGAACGACGGCCACGCCGCTGATCCAGATGACGCCGTCCTTCTGCTCGGGATAGGGAATCATGGCCCGGGCGAAGCCGGTGTCGGACTCGGTGAAGTACTGATAGGGAAGGCCCCGGTCGAGCGAGTCCCTGCCGGGGACGAAGAGGGGCGTCGTCGCGCCGGCGGTGCGGAACAGGCCCAGCGGAAAGGCCGCGCGGCTGGTATCGCCCCAGAACCAATACTGCTTCCCGCGATAGATCGTGGCCTGGATCGAGTCCTGCCCGACGACCTGGCCGCGGGTGATGCGATCGCCCTCGGGGACGTCGTCGCCCAGGAGGACACTGTCGCGATAGCGGCCGGCCCCGGTGAGGCGGCAGATGCGTTCGGCGATGTTGATCCGCTTCAGTTTTACGGTCGCCTCGCCGCCGGCTTTCGCGGGGAGACGAACGCCTTCGTAGCCGAAGGGCGCCTTTGGCGGCTCGTACCCCTGGCACTTCACGCCGAAGTAGACGTCGCCGTCGAATTGTTCCGACTCGTCGCAGGCGACCTGGCCCGCGCTGTCCGTCACATAGGTGACGTGGTTGACCGTGGTGAGTTCGACGAGCGGGATTCCGCGGCCGGTCGCTTCGTCGACGAACCGGATGCGAAACGGCCGAGGGGGCTCAGCGGCCTGCGTGGCGGCGGCCATGAAGGAACCGACGATCAGGGAGGCGATCTTCAGTGCGCTCATTGCGGGATGCCTGGGAGGGAGAGGTGCAGTGGAGAGGGGATGATAGTGGGTAGTGGGTAGTGGGTAGTGGGTAGTGGGTAGTGGGTAGTGGGTAGTGGGTAGTGGGTAGTGGGTAGTGGGTAGTGGGTCGTGGGTCGTGGGTCGTGGGTCGTGGGTCGTGGGTCGTGGGGCGTGGGTCGTGGGTCGGCGTTGTTGGGGGCGCTCTTGCAGAGTTTGTGGGAGCGACTCCAATCTGGTGTGGACTGTTTGTGAGGGGAGGCCGTTGATGCAGATGTTTCTGGAAGGCCGCTGGATGAGCGGCGGGAAGATGCAGCCCGTCATCAATCCTTATGACGGCAAGCCGTTCGACGAGGTTCCGGTCGGGACTGCGGCCGAGGTGGATCGTGCACTGGCGGCACTGGTTCGCGGGGCCGCGGCCATGAAGGCGCTGTCGGCCTGGGAGCGGTCAAAGATCCTGGAGCGGGCTGCAGAACTCATGACGGCCCAGGCGGACGATTTTGCCCGCACGATCACGCTGGAAGAGGGGAAGCCGATCCGCGAGTCGCGGCTGGAAACGAGCCGGGCGATTGAGGTTTTGAGGCTTTCGGCGGAAGAGGCCCGCCGGCTGTGCGGCGAAATGGTCCCCCTGGATGGAACGGAATCGGGCCAGGGGAAGATTGGGTTTACGCTCCGTGTCCCGTGCGGGATCGTCGCGGCGATCACACCTTTCAACTTCCCACTGAACCTCACGACTCACAAGGTCGGCCCAGCGCTGGCGGGAGGGAATGCGGTCCTCATCAAGCCTGCGAGCAACACGCCGCTTTCCGCCCT contains:
- a CDS encoding Gfo/Idh/MocA family protein → METTNGALNRKLRMALVGGGQGSFIGRVHATAAILDNRAELVAGALSSNPEKAKASAPSYDIKADRAYGSIEELVAAEKKLPDDKRIDFVTVATPNHTHFPIAKAAVEAGFNVICDKPMTFDMKEAEELQKLVEKSGVVFAVSHNYTGYPLVRQVRDMVLNGELGEIQAIRSNYIQGWLRSKLEDSDQKQAKWRTDPKQSGAAGCFGDIATHAYNLGRYMTGLLPDKVSCTLKTFEKGRPLDDYGVAVIQLENGGLMTVTASQVSHGRENDAFIEVDGTKGSIQWRQEEPNVLVVRRNGEPHQLYTRNGGPYLSAISTASSRLPSGHPEAFFEAFANIYRSSYDAMVARATGQKFETKNTIYPNVYDGVEGMYFIQQCVASSKEGGAWLPLKHSSARK
- a CDS encoding trypsin-like peptidase domain-containing protein, whose translation is MSLQTRFLRPEFFVAAWLTCTASLHAAPDAPTPPTVRATLQEAGRELAKIAEQVSPAVVHIQSDRGRTEETGSGVLMRSPSYGGVFVVTNRHVVTQTPMKQISIRLEDGRSINPESVLEDRFTDLAVLKVTIDPPGVGEWADSDNLQIGHFVLAVGSPFGLSQSVTMGIISAKSRRALSLGAEDILNQDFLQTDAAINPGNSGGPLIDLDGRVVGINTAIASQGGGNEGIGFSIPSNLVKFVVEELLTKGVVRRGYLGVRLDDAFDSKAAQKYGLDRLRGARVVEIYSGTPAEAAGVVENDIVLSFNGEDVEDENHLINRVSLTPLDTVVSMVVLRKGRQVPLQVKLKERPPRRTTSQVAPRVGKSVLPAGLETVAVTEGLSVQAGMSGRRGALVLSVPDRLQGTLNLYDIITEAGRQPVASPGDLQAALERHSSSPLLLKVLRNDGGRTVERLVVLPR
- a CDS encoding HD family phosphohydrolase, translating into MTMRPRETSWSRFVGWIQDRSVVIRLGLAFLALLLLLLVLKAWQSPFTHRLGNYSSDGIAAKIGFNRIDEEATNVARRAAEQAVPLIFNNSTEDLLRLPDRLRAALGEISQTDTLENLPAATRADFGLGPVDTREPMKRAAQEIYKTDVPQRRFTALKEAVAGMGTGDKSRIDDMVADFSKFISPLTDNGLLNHRSYKNLQGNLEELEPDRKLMSVDVQTGVATEVLVPKVCLADQLNEAGDLGGKWLSYPSLTKSIQGALSHWLMCQAKPTLEFDQAATKLAQAKARDQVANVYQRFLAGDLIVRPGEFIDEKRLQILNDEYQAFEKTVGIGARLLRLSVVFLMMGILASLNAYYIIHNEPRIVRSLWRLTVFLTAIVATAALARPMSYDPWRAEIIPLLVTVMVLAVAYNQVIATLAAFSISLALTFSTTGQFGHFILLISTCAAAVIPVSRVGSRSTLIKVSLVAAVTHFIVSTGVGIVQSQSLSDVLQDQALLRQSITGAVWCVFAGYFVAGSLPFIEQLFGVVTDISLLELSDPSHPLLQELVRRAPGTYNHSISVASIAETAAEAIGANGLLVRVGAYFHDIGKMLKPQYFIENIAAGSESRHQQLAPAMSTLIIIGHVKDGVDLAEEHNLPQPLIDFIEQHHGTTLVEYFFHEATKLAENKPDHRTDAEESSFRYPGPKPQTREAGVLMLADAVEGASRTLTDPTPKRIETLVHNITLKRLLDGQFDESSLKLSEIRTVEASLVKSLIAIYHGRIRYPEARTA
- a CDS encoding PhoH family protein — protein: MPTLSIPLSTPEEARALFGAQDSFLRRIRESLGISIVLRGDDLVMDGDEPALERGKEILDDLRTVIRKHGFLREEDVSRVLNRVTGEVSSQSAIDLLQRAKRVQPRTKGQEEYVESIRKNDLVFCVGPAGCGKTYLAVAMAVNALRKELVRKIVLVRPAVEAGERLGFLPGDMLAKVNPFLRPLLDAMQEMLDFEQVKRYVEADIVEILPLAFMRGRTLNNTFIILDEAQNTTPTQMMMFLTRMGEGSKIVVTGDPTQTDLPPHTPSGLGDAIHRLTGIENVTTVELTGRDIVRHKLVREIVKAYEDDGKKSKKR
- a CDS encoding TraR/DksA family transcriptional regulator, which produces MARKDALKRLYNQLVSQRAALRQSLSEEIGLTGESAAGSSDPVDAAYDDSERELNSQLAALEGRELVRIEAALTAMREGRYGVCEGCGKAIPIARLQVLPYTSSCVDCQRTVEGRRRAGQADADWESAWEHGARQRDQELSVRELDMQ
- a CDS encoding protein-disulfide reductase DsbD family protein encodes the protein MSGLRTFAALLALVACAPFAVAQNGSPLDLDGGLGLGLPGLGDEKAGFSVSATLSEDPAKAGEAILAVKITTVGKSNTYGVDETSPYKTKFVLKSHARLTPTGDITPDHEPKVSFDKNFNKKVGKYTGEVTFSQRLKIDARASGDFEVAGTVNFLFCDEDNCSPKKEPLTASFKRTPETAAADPEPVAVVKMPEELPPPVEAVAAAGYKPGPLSCEYQIAPKFPRFDGPNPVTATFKLCPPDAKPGEPVTLTISLALRDSWHTYSIREGEGFPTVLELDQVEGLEPAGDFKESPEPVVKQVDGKDSFNFYNKVEWTRDFKRVGDKPVGLSGSFRIQVCEGTKQCLAPKKQVFAFGTAQTAKNTEGAQRLGIASLPKGPAEVASEAPVAPAFDLQGTQFDIAEESDTTTLWGALVFAFIGGLTLNIMPCVLPVLAIKILSIVQQAGESRGRILLMNIVYTFGVISVFALLATLAAFFSLGWGQQFQKEWFRVATVLIVFVCGLNLLGVFEILLPGMLSQAAGGGEHREGYFGAFMTGIFATLLATPCSTGYMTYALAWSVKQTTPVIYLVWCTMGLGMALPYLVIGVCPWLLKYLPRPGMWMVQFKQASAFAMFGAAIWFLMAIDQRNLLPVLTACVGLGLGLWMIGGLYDRESSLRRKSIVRMTSFVATFLICTIAYRMHTAATAPPPDSELPWIAFNQEKLIELRKSGKPVLIDFTADWCAICKQNERLALNTINTAEFVRNNGITTMVADFTNESDEILRWLDHFKSISVPLTVVVPPDPNAKVIRLAGAFSEAKLLSTLEKAMAQTAPPGDGTMMAETARKMVMNEKPAKE